Part of the Tautonia marina genome, GCCGAGGCCCTCGCCGACGCTCGTCGTCGTGATGCCGAACTGACCTCGGGCGCAGTTCAGGCCCGATCGCACGAGGAGATCATGACCGCCGCGCGCCGGGCGATCGGATGCGACTGACCTATCACCCCGAAGTCGAGGCGGATCTCATCGAGGCGGCTCGGTTCTACGAGGAGCAATCCCCGGGCACCGGTGCCCGCTTCCTGGACGCATTCGACGCGGCGATCGTCAACATTCGGACCTTCCCGACCCTCTGGCCCGAGGTCGAAACCGGGCTTCGATGCCATACCCTCAAGCGATTCCCATTCGCGATCTACTACCGAATCCGAGACGAAGAACTCCGCGTCCTCGTCGTCAAGCATCACCGCCGTCACCCCGAGCATGGCCGTGACCGCTTCGAGGAATGAT contains:
- a CDS encoding addiction module protein — its product is MPDPSLTERLLALPLADRIELAEVLWQSIGEGLRPTTEAEALADARRRDAELTSGAVQARSHEEIMTAARRAIGCD
- a CDS encoding type II toxin-antitoxin system RelE/ParE family toxin — its product is MRLTYHPEVEADLIEAARFYEEQSPGTGARFLDAFDAAIVNIRTFPTLWPEVETGLRCHTLKRFPFAIYYRIRDEELRVLVVKHHRRHPEHGRDRFEE